The sequence ACTAAAGGCCAGGGGCAATACAATTATACAACACGTACAAGCTTCCAACTTCAAATCATAAAATAATGGTGACTATCAAGGACAAGGCATCTAGAAGAGGTATAACAACTCATATGCTGGACTATGGAATTTCGAATAAACGTGTATCTAACAAAAATGCTGACATTGCAATTTTAGCGTTTTTTCCTGCACGTTAATTGAAATTTCATAGTCCATGCAAGCACACGTTATGTTGTCATACCTCCTTTGGCATACATCTATCCAAATACAATGCCTCACAAGTGTATATGGTATACCCACCATTTGTGATGCTTGTCTGGCCTGCAGAACAGAGACAGAACAGTACGATTAACAATAATTGAATAAGAGAATACCACatagaataccgtatagcgggtaattttcgggggataaaatattcgtggttcagcaatattgagacatttcgtgggtaatattttcgtggttggagcttgaaaattaccctctatacgatAGTACATTGTACTTATCAAGAGTAGATCAACACAAAGTAGATCAAAATGTAAGAATGAGAGTAGTATATACTATACACATAGTAGCATGGTTGCTACGCTAACAGGTGGACGCACCATCTCAGTAGCCTGGGGGTTGCCGGCAAACATTGGGTTGTTCCTAATCATCTGTTCCATCATCTCAGGATTGCTGGCCATTCTCTGCATCGTCTGCTGAAACATTGGGGACTGAGGGAGAGGGAAAGGATACATGTAAGCAATCAGTATGTACAATAGAATTTTTGTAGGCTAATAAAATATTAAGATCAACGTTAAAAGATTACACATATTTATTTCTACTTTATATATAGTACCTGCATCATTTGAGCCATAAGTTCAGGGTTTTGAGCTAGGGGATGCGCTCCCATTCCAGCCCCGCCCATCATCTGACTCATCATGGCCGGATTCATCATCTGTGTAGGAACAAAAAGACATTATGTATGAGCAACATACAATTACATACAATTACGAGGTATGTATTAATATACATGAGAAGGCATACAAAAAAATCATTAACTTACTGAGGGGGGTCCGCCAGCCCCTCCTCCAGTGGTAGCTGGTCTGGTGTTGGAGCCTGAAGTGGTGGTGGTTGTAGTTCCAGGAGGTGTGGCAGTGGGTGGAGCCCATGGATTGGGTAAGGGGTCAGTGTTGGTAGTGCCTTGAGGTACAGAGGCACCAGGATCCGGGGAACCTGTAGTAGTGCACATACTGCGTAACTGGAAAATTTGGCGGGGGTATTATATTTGGCGAATGAATCGACTTGGCGTTTTCGTAGCTACTACAGCGACGACGTTGCATCCACCGGaactttaatttggcaatCTTCGGTAAAGTTCGCCAAATTTtggtacaaataattattacacaatacGTAGTAGAGATTCCAGTTGTAGCTGAAAGAGTATTGGTAAATGCACAGCTAGTCAgagtgtattaattttgtttgagGAGAAAACACAGAAAAGTCTGCACACAATTAACATACAGTGTTACTTACAGTAGTGTGTGGACTGGATGGTGTACATACCTTGCTGctgtgagaagagagctgagAACGGGTTGTTCTGCATCTGCTGTTGAAGCTGGAGAGAGAACACACACGGTGATGGATAATcaaaccacaccctcttggTAGGGACTTACTGACTCCTGAGCTGCGTCCATCATCGGCTCTTGTATCTCCGTGTACATCCTGGCCAGAGCATTGAACCCCCCAGGGAGGCTCTGTGGAGGGGAGGGGTCAATTACAAGCTCTGTATAGCGGGTGTATTTCGAGGGCATACAcagaccgttagaaaggttttcgtggatttgaATATCAGCTTTTTTGCATAAAAAATGCATAAAATATTTAATTTGTAGGTATAAATGTCgtggtacatgcttaatcagtgaaaactgcaaacatttatactctCAAAATATACACGCTATGTAATCCATAATTAGAATAACAACAACAAAGGGGGTACCCTTCAGCTTCTAGGAATGTGTGTTTGGTTGCAAAACTGCTATTAATGGATAATAATGATGCAGCCTAGACAACGAAGGGGCTACGCTTAGGAATTTGTGTTAGGTTGCAATACTCCTACTATGATTCATGACTGCTGACAATAACAAGGGGAATACCCTTTGTGTTAGGTTGTAATGGGTAATGATCATGCAGCCTAGAAGAGCCATTAACACACATACAGCGTCGTTTCCTTGAGAAGCAAGAGAAACTGAAGCTACTGTAATGTAGTTACTTACCTCGATGTTAGAGAGCTGTCTGTCCTGGGACCTCATGAGTTCCCTCATGGCCGCTGGGTTGCGTGTCATCTCAAGAGCCTGCCTCATCAGTTCAGGATTGTGGAGGATGTGAGAGAGCTCTGGGttacgctgtgtgtgtgggtgtatgtgtgtgtgtggggggtgtatgtgtgggtgtatgtgtgtgtgtgtgtgtgtgtgtgtgtgtggggggtgtatgtgtgtgtgtgtgtgtgtgtgtgtgtgtgtgtgggggggtgtatgtgtatgggggggggttGAATGAGTgaggtacactgtacacactgtacacactgtgaGGCTAAATACACGAAACCTCATGCAAATTGAAGCAGTTCTACAATAGGACCTAGATCTGAATATACAATGCAAGATCACTTCTGCAGTATAAGGATGAGACACAAGTACATACTGAAAGTGAAAGGCAGCCATAATTGGAGATTACCTCCATAAGCTGTTGCATCTGTGGGTTAGAGGTGAGGACAGACTGCAGTGCCTCAGGGTTGGAGAGGAAGTTCTGCATCATTGGGCTCTCCATCATCTGCTGCATCATCTCAGGGTTGCTCTGGAGttgctgttgtgtgtgtgtgtggggggggggggggtttaaGGGCCTAAacacataaattatgcttGAAAATGGACCGTGATACAGCCTACATACAGAATGAAAGCTTTACTGTATGATGTACAGTGGACATCCTAGGCTCAGTTATGGTAACACAAGCTCAATTAGCACAGAACATTTGAGCAATTTTTTATCAGACCTGTTGCACTTGTGCCATCTGCTGTTGAAGGTCTCCCTGGGGGGCTCCAAACATTCcaaagggggaggggccagGTACAGCTGTGGATTGTTGAGGAGGGGGAGCAGtactggtggtggtggtggtcccTGTTGTTGCAGCAGGGGGCGCCTGAGAGGAGCCACTCCCACTGCCAGCAgcctgtgggtgtgtgtgtgtgtgtgtgtgtgtgtgtgtgtgtgtgtgggtgtgtgtgtgtgtgtgtgtgtgtgtgtgtgtgtgtgtgtgtgtgtgcatgcagttacTTCCTGTACAGAACTCAACAACAGTAAGTAAGTCCCTTGGGGTAATTATCATTGCCCAATAGATAATACAGTGTCAGTAACGACGTAAAACACAATGTAGATCAGACATACGTACAGTGTTAGCGCACAAAATACTGAGTATTTCACAAATTGACAACTACAGCATTTTACTATACAGAAACATTATGGGATACTGACCTTATTAGTGGAGGAGCTTGAGCGGACCACAAGGTGAATAGTGACACCATCTTTGATCCCCTGTTTCTCAAGGGTCTCCTCTTCTTTGAGGATCTTCCCGGCAAAGATAAGGCACTGCTGTGGCACGGGGGCATCCATAAGTTTACACAACAGCTCTTTTAACtgtagagagagaggggggggggcaggatATAATGTACATTCAGTGAAAAAGTGATGATTTCATCAACTCAGACATGCAATGCTCCCAAGCTTTTGATACAGTTATTGAACAATTACACACCATTAAACAACTGTGATCATGGCTTAGATCACAGCCAGCACACCATTTATagcatacacatacatgcagtacagtgcatcATATGATCAACTCTTTTACCTGCTTTACAGTACAATCCACAGGCACTTGAATCGATTCTTTCTTCTTAGTGGTCTTTATGCTCAAGTTGAGCACCTTTGAGTCTTCATCTTTGCCCGAGTCTGTCGTTACAGGTACGTCTTTAGCTTGGCTATCTTCCGCCATCTTGAAGCTTGGCAATAATTAATGTGAAtggtgacctttgacctctgaaCAAGAGTCACCTTTTGGTCTCGTGAATCCGCCGCACTTCAGTAtgcggctaattcatgagacacTAAACAATTTTTTATCACTGAAACATGAGATGAATTATAAACATAATGACAGAAtgatactagctagctaagggGCTAAGAGTTGCTAGATATAAGCGacacacattaattatttGAGGCTGGCAATGATTCTGTTCGTGTACTCAGTGCAtgaggcccctccccctagGTCCCTCGTCACAAACTGCAGGGGAGaatataatgatgtcatgatGAAGGAAATCTCCATAAAACAGAAAACAGAAAATGTATCAATTTAGATCAAAGACTCTCACTTGAAagggcaataattatacagccttCAGGACTACAGAAGACAAACACACATTATACAACACTCACCTTTCCTTCACGTATGGTCTCTAAGATGGCTGCCTGGATTCTGTCAGCGTGCTGAGTGAATGAGAGGTGATGTAACATCATGACGGCACTGAGAAGGAGTGCTGTAGGGTTGGCCTTGTCCTGCCCTGCAATGTCTGGTGCCGTCCCATGAACCTGgcaggaggagggggagggatCAAGACATCATGAATAATTCAATGACAATGAATTGAAGTATCTGTAGTCTTGCAGCACACATATCTACTTTTAATCGTGAAAACGCACAACTTTAACGagcactcaaagttagctatcaaAAACAATCCCATAATAGCCCCTAGAATGGAACATTTTAATCCGAAATAATGCATCAATAGTAGGTATTTCAaaaagggctacaaaatgcatctgAAAATGCAACAATCTTAATAGTGCTGCTATGCTATAATCGTATAGAaagtgaaataattatacatataattattatgagtatATACTCACAGCTTCAAATATGGCGACACCGTCAGCCCCGATGTTGCCGCTGGGAGTGAGGCCCAGACCACCCACTAGTCCGGCACACAAGTCACTGAGAATGTCCCCATAGAGGTTGGGCATCACCAGGACATCAAACACATGCGGACGCTTCACAAGCTGAGGAGATACAAGTAGTATGGAATCACACACAGTATAAGTATGAGTACATGTAAAGCATCGAGGATACTGTACGGGCTGAAAACTAGAAACAACTGTCATTACTTcagccctagaaaccaacaaaatagaaCTGAGGTCCTCTTCATTAGAagccaaaaaattaatgtattcaGAGTTGGCTATTCATGAATCATGCTCACATGACATCAAAGGGATGCTCACATGCAGACAGGCAGTGTCCAGATACATGTCCCTGTACTCAATGTCTGGGTACTGGCTGGCCACCTCTGCACAACACGCCAGGAACAGTCCGTCGGCTCGTCTCATGATGTTGGACTTGTGCACAGCTGTCACGGATTTACGACCAGCAGAGCGGGCATAGTTGAATGCAAACTCTGCCACTCTCATGGAGGCTTTGTGAGTGATGAGCTTGATGCTCTGTACCACACCGTCTataacctgtgtgtgtgtgggaatgATGTAAAAATTGACAAGCATACTCACTACCACTAGCTACCACACTCCGTCTACAaccagtgtggtgtgtgtgtgtgtgtgtgtgtgtgtgtgtgtgtgtgtgtggtgtgtgtgtgtgtgtgtgtgtgcgtgggttaAAACTGACAAGCATTCTCACAACACTAGCTACCATCACCTACGAGTGGTATACTGTACAGATATCAAGGAGATCACTCAAATCAAGGGACTGCTAACATGGTGGTTGGTAAGATTACACACTATTAGTGACCTCACACCTCGTGTTCTATGCCACTGTACTCTCCCTCAGTGTTCTCCCGGATGGTGACCAGGTCGACGTCATCATAGCCAGTCTTGTAACCCTCAACAGAGCGACAGGGACGAACGTTGGCATACAAGCTGAAAACCCTGTACCAGATAATCAGAAACTACCTAATTACAGCAATTATTCAAGACTGACATATATAGCCTCCTCCATAGGCCTCAACCAAGCAATTAATAAGAAGAGGAAGTAGACGTGGGGACAAGGTTAGAATAACATGTCATATTTATTGCTTTGTACCCCTCAGTGCTTACCTGCGTAGAGTGAGGTTGAGAGAAACGGATCCCTTTCCTATCTGCGTCTCTAGtggtcctgtgtgtgtgtgtttgtgggggggggggggtatattATGATTAAAGGCGACGCTCTTGATCACCCAAAGTTGTTTTGAGTATATTTAGTGTTGCTAAACCAGTCCGTACCTTTGAGTCCAATTTTATTCCTCTCCATGGATTGTATGACGCCCTCAGGCACTGTCACTCGTCCGTCAGGAGTCTTGACCGGGCTCACGTCCACAGGCTCCCAGGTTATGGGGGCATCTGCTGCCTCAAACACCTTGACAACAGCCCTAGAGATCTCAGGACCGATACCATCACCTTCGATGAGAGTAACACACTGTGAAAAAACAATAAATTGTGTCCATGGTATTAAATCgtgatgtagatctatacacagAGTGCCTAGTAGGCCTACATTGGCTTCAACTTACTTGTGTACTGCTTGCTCTAGCCAGTGAGCTTCTTGAGGAGAGACACACTCGTCGTAAAACTGGAGAGAACATATTTTGCTAGCCGGCCAGCTGTCGGAAGGTGGTTGAGAGAGCCAAAGACACAAGTGCTGGATGACCATAACCAGTTCTGACCCTTGTGCAAGGACAATGCTGACACTGAAAGCTTGCTGCTCTAGAAACTGGTTGCAACACTCCAAACTTCTGTTCAGAGCCATGAGTGGTGGTGCAGACTTGCTCATAAACGAGCCTAAGTACAGTTGGCTGAAAGAGCTGGGCCTGCAAGCTGAAAACCCTGGAGTCTTTGATGGGACATGGCACGCCAATGGACCGGTAAGTTTATATCTAGTCTACCTTGAATAACCTGATCCTTTCTTTTCAACTCATAGATGGTGACGTCCATTTGCCCTGCTAATGCAAGGCCCATAGCTCGTGTTCAAGAGGTTAGTGTAAATGGTACACTATTGCGTCTAATTGATACATACTTTTTCCTAAGGGCTCAATTGACGAGTACAATGCTGCTGTGGACAAAGGCAACGAAGCGTGGAAAACTTGGAGAGAGGTATGTATGTCTTTTATCTATCGGTAGGTGTATGTCAAAAATTACCTCTCTCTTTACAAAACAGAATATTTAACATGCTTACTGACATGATTGGGGTTGCATTCCGGGATTGCCTAATCCTAATTAACAGTTACCAGTCATGATCCGGCTCTAGTTTACTTTTAACGCTCCCACCCCACTCCCTTGGCTGCAGATTCCGGCCCCCCAGAGAGGTGAGGTGGTGAGACAGATTGGAGATGCTCTGCGTCAGAAGAAGAAGCTCCTTGGCGACTTGCTCTCCCTGGAGGTGGGCAAGATTGCCGTGGAGGGTGCTGGGGAGGTTCAAGAGTACATTGACATGTGTGATTATGCCGTGGGGCTCTCTAGAATGCTCGGGGGGAGGGTGTTCCCATCAGAGAGTGAGTGGCCTCTCATttcttatcataattatgtataatttttTCTCCCCTCAGGACCTGGTCATAGTCTAATGGAGATGTGGAATCCAGTAGGCATTGCTGGAGTCATCACGGCCTTCAATTTCCCCGTGGCAGTGTTTGGATGGAATCAGTGTCTTGCCCTCGTCTGTGGGGACTGTGTTCtttggtgagtgggtgtgagtgaGGCCATACTTGGGATTctgtagctgtttggtagcaCTACAAT comes from Halichondria panicea chromosome 7, odHalPani1.1, whole genome shotgun sequence and encodes:
- the LOC135339040 gene encoding probable isocitrate dehydrogenase [NAD] subunit alpha, mitochondrial, whose product is MFSPVLRRVCLSSRSSLARASSTQCVTLIEGDGIGPEISRAVVKVFEAADAPITWEPVDVSPVKTPDGRVTVPEGVIQSMERNKIGLKGPLETQIGKGSVSLNLTLRRVFSLYANVRPCRSVEGYKTGYDDVDLVTIRENTEGEYSGIEHEVIDGVVQSIKLITHKASMRVAEFAFNYARSAGRKSVTAVHKSNIMRRADGLFLACCAEVASQYPDIEYRDMYLDTACLHLVKRPHVFDVLVMPNLYGDILSDLCAGLVGGLGLTPSGNIGADGVAIFEAVHGTAPDIAGQDKANPTALLLSAVMMLHHLSFTQHADRIQAAILETIREGKFVTRDLGGGASCTEYTNRIIASLK
- the LOC135339022 gene encoding ubiquilin-1-like isoform X3; this translates as MAEDSQAKDVPVTTDSGKDEDSKVLNLSIKTTKKKESIQVPVDCTVKQLKELLCKLMDAPVPQQCLIFAGKILKEEETLEKQGIKDGVTIHLVVRSSSSTNKAAGSGSGSSQAPPAATTGTTTTTSTAPPPQQSTAVPGPSPFGMFGAPQGDLQQQMAQVQQQLQSNPEMMQQMMESPMMQNFLSNPEALQSVLTSNPQMQQLMERNPELSHILHNPELMRQALEMTRNPAAMRELMRSQDRQLSNIESLPGGFNALARMYTEIQEPMMDAAQESLQQQMQNNPFSALFSQQQGSPDPGASVPQGTTNTDPLPNPWAPPTATPPGTTTTTTSGSNTRPATTGGGAGGPPSMMNPAMMSQMMGGAGMGAHPLAQNPELMAQMMQSPMFQQTMQRMASNPEMMEQMIRNNPMFAGNPQATEMARQASQMMGILYTLVRYCMYAKGGTTTSRVLDYEIQIAIQIARDVMPPFSSILLACTGFLYCTPVLYYSTDG
- the LOC135339022 gene encoding ubiquilin-1-like isoform X1 is translated as MAEDSQAKDVPVTTDSGKDEDSKVLNLSIKTTKKKESIQVPVDCTVKQLKELLCKLMDAPVPQQCLIFAGKILKEEETLEKQGIKDGVTIHLVVRSSSSTNKAAGSGSGSSQAPPAATTGTTTTTSTAPPPQQSTAVPGPSPFGMFGAPQGDLQQQMAQVQQQLQSNPEMMQQMMESPMMQNFLSNPEALQSVLTSNPQMQQLMERNPELSHILHNPELMRQALEMTRNPAAMRELMRSQDRQLSNIESLPGGFNALARMYTEIQEPMMDAAQESLQQQMQNNPFSALFSQQQGSPDPGASVPQGTTNTDPLPNPWAPPTATPPGTTTTTTSGSNTRPATTGGGAGGPPSMMNPAMMSQMMGGAGMGAHPLAQNPELMAQMMQSPMFQQTMQRMASNPEMMEQMIRNNPMFAGNPQATEMARQASQMMANPEMRQMLTNPEAMRAMMQIQQGMATLQQTAPGLLRPAGGVGMPTTTPTTSSGTTPTPQQQGGAPNPLLQQMMAQALAGGQVPGGQGPVGQGPVESQQLAQAEVLYQSQLEQLANMGFHNRQANLRALVESGGDLNAAVNRLIQ
- the LOC135339022 gene encoding ubiquilin-1-like isoform X4, producing the protein MAEDSQAKDVPVTTDSGKDEDSKVLNLSIKTTKKKESIQVPVDCTVKQLKELLCKLMDAPVPQQCLIFAGKILKEEETLEKQGIKDGVTIHLVVRSSSSTNKAAGSGSGSSQAPPAATTGTTTTTSTAPPPQQSTAVPGPSPFGMFGAPQGDLQQQMAQVQQQLQSNPEMMQQMMESPMMQNFLSNPEALQSVLTSNPQMQQLMERNPELSHILHNPELMRQALEMTRNPAAMRELMRSQDRQLSNIESLPGGFNALARMYTEIQEPMMDAAQESLQQQMQNNPFSALFSQQQGSPDPGASVPQGTTNTDPLPNPWAPPTATPPGTTTTTTSGSNTRPATTGGGAGGPPSMMNPAMMSQMMGGAGMGAHPLAQNPELMAQMMQSPMFQQTMQRMASNPEMMEQMIRNNPMFAGNPQATEMARQASQMMGILYTLVRYCMYAKGGTTTSRVLDYEIQIAIQIARDVMPPFSYG
- the LOC135339022 gene encoding ubiquilin-1-like isoform X2, encoding MAEDSQAKDVPVTTDSGKDEDSKVLNLSIKTTKKKESIQVPVDCTVKQLKELLCKLMDAPVPQQCLIFAGKILKEEETLEKQGIKDGVTIHLVVRSSSSTNKAAGSGSGSSQAPPAATTGTTTTTSTAPPPQQSTAVPGPSPFGMFGAPQGDLQQQMAQVQQQLQSNPEMMQQMMESPMMQNFLSNPEALQSVLTSNPQMQQLMERNPELSHILHNPELMRQALEMTRNPAAMRELMRSQDRQLSNIESLPGGFNALARMYTEIQEPMMDAAQESLQQQMQNNPFSALFSQQQGSPDPGASVPQGTTNTDPLPNPWAPPTATPPGTTTTTTSGSNTRPATTGGGAGGPPSMMNPAMMSQMMGGAGMGAHPLAQNPELMAQMMQSPMFQQTMQRMASNPEMMEQMIRNNPMFAGNPQATEMARQASQMMGILYTLVRYCMYAKGGTTTSRVLDYEIQIAIQIARDVMPPFSLQMGNPEMRQMLTNPEAVRAMMQIGCCIRANWSSLLTWGSTTDRPTSEIRHVTNF